DNA from Deinococcota bacterium:
CGAGGCCATTGCCGATGCCGATGTTTCCAAGGAGCTCTTCTTCGAGTCCTGCCTCGAGCACGGTGATCCTATCCCCGAGCCAGGACAGAGCTATAGCGGCAAGTTCAACGTTCGCGTGCCCAAGAGCCTGCACCGGCAACTCGCCCTCGAGGCGGAGCGCGAGGGCGTCAGCCTCAACATGCTCATCGTCAGCAGGCTGAGCGCCGGGAGGCAGCCGTCATAGCTGGGGCCGGCAACCGGGTCAACCGTGACGGCAGCCTCGAGCTAGGCAAGGGCTCGAGGCCTCCATTATTCGTCACCTTCGTCTTTGCCCGGCGACAATCTGCGCTCGAGCCTGAGCAGTGCATTCTCCAGTTGGAGCTTCATCATTTCTCGCTCCTGCCTTTCAGTTTCACGCATGTGCTGAACCTCACGCGCCAGTAGTTGCAAAGCAGTTGAGAGCCGCCGCACTTCCTGCTGAAGTTTTTTGAGATCGGCGCGGTTCTGCTGCAGCGTCTCCCCAAAGGTGAAGAGCGCCTTTGCCAGCTCAGAAAGCTTTTGATGGTTATGCCGCTGTCAACGTCACCATCACATCATCCAAAATGGCGCGCGTTTCCGCCTGTAGCCTCAGAAGTTCATCGCGGTCACCAGCCATTTGCCGCTGAAGACGCTTCATTTCTGCAAGGTAGTGGTCAACCAGAGCCTCGCAAGAGGCAGCATCCTTATCCACAGGCGGGTTGAGAGGGCTCATGTCGTCCATTCGCAGACCTCCGCTTCTGGCCTTGAGTTTACTATAAATGATCTAACAGGTCACGAGAAGACCGATGTCGGCAGAAGAAACCAAGGCCGTGATGCAGCATATCGTCGCCGATAAGGTGGGACTGCTTGAAAAACCCAAGCTCTTGGGTTAAGCTGGGCACATGTTGAACTATCGTCTTTGCATCGTCATGTGCTGTAGTTACACGCGTGCCGGGCTTCGAGAATCATGAATGCCGACGGTACTCAGAGCAGACGGATTCAACGTGCGCATCTACACCAACGACCACGAACCGGCACACGTACACGTCTTTAAAGCAGGGGGCGAAGCAAAAGTCAGCTTGGGCATAGACGGTCAGCGCCCCAAGCTCCTGGAGGTGACGCAAGGCATGAGCGACAGAGACGCTGCTCGAGCCCTAACCATTGTCAAAGCGCACAATGACGCGCTCTTAAAAAGGTGGAGAGTGATCCATGAGTAACCATGTGATAGCCGAAGAGCTCGAGGAGATCGCGGCAGCAAGGCAAGCCGCTGCCGATGCTGCCGCGCATGAACCCCGCGCAAAAACAGCTCGCTACGACCCTAAAAAGCATGAGGTCGTGATCGGGTTTACCAACGGGGCCTGGCTTGGCGTCCCTGCCGATCATCTTCAAGGCTTAGCTGGTGCCCCTCCCGAAGAGCTCGACGAGGTCGAAATCACCCCCTCTGGAACCGGTCTCCACTGGGAAACTCTCGACGTCGATATGCACATCCCAGGCTTGCTCGCAGGCGTCTTTGGCACCCGCGCCTGGATGGCGGCGTTGGGTCGCAAAGGCGGACGCATCACCTCTAACACCAAGGCCGCCGCGGCGAAAGCCAACGGACAAAAGGGTGGACGTCCCCGCAAACACTAGCCCTCCTTGGTACTGTGTCGGCACTGTGTCGGCACTGTGTCGGCACTGTGTCAGCACTGTGTCGGCACGGCGTGCTTTTGGCCTCCAGACTACCGCAACCCCGGTACAGACGAAGGGCAAGTAGCCATGCAAAAGAAATTGTGGAAGCTGCTCCCCTTGCCCTCGCCAGATTGTGGCTCTTAGCCCTGAGAACTTCACAAGAACTGCGGAGGTTCATGTGCCGGGCATACCGCCGCGCTTTCAGATCATCCAGTACCACCCAGGCTGAGCGGTCTAGCGCCAGGGCAATAGCCCCTCTTCACCAGGATCGGCAGCAAGCTCGGCTCTTACTTTTGTGAGCGTCGCACGGTC
Protein-coding regions in this window:
- a CDS encoding DUF2442 domain-containing protein, producing MSNHVIAEELEEIAAARQAAADAAAHEPRAKTARYDPKKHEVVIGFTNGAWLGVPADHLQGLAGAPPEELDEVEITPSGTGLHWETLDVDMHIPGLLAGVFGTRAWMAALGRKGGRITSNTKAAAAKANGQKGGRPRKH
- a CDS encoding toxin-antitoxin system HicB family antitoxin, giving the protein EAIADADVSKELFFESCLEHGDPIPEPGQSYSGKFNVRVPKSLHRQLALEAEREGVSLNMLIVSRLSAGRQPS
- a CDS encoding DUF4160 domain-containing protein — translated: MPTVLRADGFNVRIYTNDHEPAHVHVFKAGGEAKVSLGIDGQRPKLLEVTQGMSDRDAARALTIVKAHNDALLKRWRVIHE